In Haliscomenobacter hydrossis DSM 1100, the DNA window GGCATTCAGGGCAGCGGTTTGTTCAATATTTTGGGTCAGGGCTACGCGGTGCAAGGTGCGGGTTTGTTTAACGTGGCCAATCACGATTTTGCGGGCATCCAGGCTGCTGGATTGTTTAATGTTGCGGGTAGAGATTCCCGAGCCGTTCAACTTGCGGGTTTATTCAATGTCAGCGGTGGAAAATCGCGTCTACAAGTCAGTCCGCTGTTCAACGTAGCCAAGGATGTGGAAAATGGCCAGGTCAGCGCCATCATCAATGTTGCCCGTAGAGTAAACGGGGTACAGATCGGCTTGATCAACGTAGCTGATACCGTAAAAGGGGTCACCATTGGCCTCCTCAATCTGGTGCGCCAGGGCTACAATCGGGTCGAAATTTCAGCCAGTGAATCTTTTTATGGAAATTTAGCTTTTAAAATAGGGGTCAAACCATTTTACAACATCTTCTATCTGGGAGCGCGGATAAGCGAGTCCAATAACTCATCCAACAACGGCGAGAACATCAAAGAGCTGACCTGGGGATTGGGTTACGGAATCGGTACCGCCTTCAATTTGGGTAAAAGAACCCTTAGCAATTTGGAACTGATCAGCATTAAAATAAACGAGCGCGAAGGTTGGACCAAACCGCTGCATCAATTGCACCAATTTCGCTGGTTGTTTGACTGGCGCCTGGGACGAAGGATGAGTATATACATGGGGCCAACTGCCAACCTTCTGGTGTCCAGTCGCAAGGATCCTGAATTGGGCACCGGAGGTAGTGAACTCGTTCCAAAAACCTTGTACGACAAGGTGGATGCCAACAAACGCAGCCAGGGCTGGATCGGTTTCAATGCAGGTATTCGCCTGTAATAAAGAGGGGTAACCCCTAAAATCACCATTTTTTTACACTGACATTACTGAATTGCAGGCGGGTACGGCCCATTTGGCAAAAAGGGGTTTTGTTTGCCCCCACCCTTCAGTATTTGTTGTCTAATTCATGATCTAAAAAGCTCAACATTATGAAAAGCTTCATTATTGCCACGGTTATGCTCCTTTCTTGCGGGGCAATTTTTGCACAGGAACAAACCCTTTTTGGCCGTACGCACGTCACTGGCGGTTTTGGCGGCCCCATTTTTGAATATGGCCTCAACAACAAACTTGGCACCTCCGTTGGTGGGGGTGGTGGGGTTGTATTGAAACATTTCTTCATCGGCGGTTATGGAATCGGAAGTGTAGATTTTGAGTACCTGCGCAACAACAACGACCTGGAAAAAATCGATATCGGCCACGGCGGACTTTGGCTGGGCTTTACTGTACCAACCGACAAATTGATTCACCTCTACGCCAGTGGTCGCTTTGGCTGGGGAGCGGTAAACATTCCGGTAGATGACCCCAATTTCGATTTTGAAGATGCCGACCAGATTTTTGCCATGACCCCCGAGGCTGGCCTGGAGCTCAACATCGCTCGCTGGTTCAGAGTAGCCGGTACGGTAGGATACCGCTTCATGTACGGTGCCAACCAAAACCGCGGCTATTCCAACGAAGATTTTAGTGGAGCGCACTGGGGACTGACCCTACGCTTTGGAGGATTTTAAACATTAATTTTGTAAGAGACAACCCGTTTTTTCTGTTATTAAACACCTGACTGTTATGAAAAGGATCTTGTTTTGGACCGTCGGCCTTGCGCTGACCTTAACGCAGTTTTCCTGCGATTTTGATTTTGATGACGACATTGGCCCATGTATTCGTGGCAATGGCAACACCGTATCTCGAGACTTAAACTTGCCCGACTTTACGGGCGTCGACCTCGACATTTCGGCAGAAGTCATCATTACACAAGGTGACAATTTCAAAGTTACCGTAGAAGGAGAATCGAACATCATCGCTGAACTGGAAACAGACGTACGGAATGGGATTTGGGAAATCGACTTTGACCGCTGTGTGCGGGACATGGACGAATTGACCATCTTCATCACCATGCCTAGAGTACGCTCGCTTAGCATCAGTGGCTCGGGCATCATCACCAGCACCAACATCATGGAGGTAGACGACATCGATTTGAGCATTTCAGGCTCGGGTAAAATTGATGTGGGCCTAGACGCCGATGACATCTCCAGCCGGATTAGTGGCTCGGGCAGGGTCGTGTTGGAAGGTGAGTCCAACAGCGTGGAACATACCGTAAGTGGTTCCGGCGATTTATTCGCCTTCTTGCTGCAAACCCGTGATGCGGATATCCGGGTAAGTGGCAGCGGGAACTCTGAAATTAAGGTAAGTGATAACCTGAATGTACGAATTTCCGGCTCTGGCGACGTATACTATCGCGGCAAGCCTCAGGTAGAGGTGAGTGTGTCGGGGTCTGGGAAGTTGGTGAACGCTAATTAAGTGAAAAACTAAAAGTGAAAAGTGAAAAGCAAATATATTATTCACTTTTCACTTTTCACTTTTCACTTAAATCGCGTTCGCGATCGCCTCATCAATTACCTCCTGCGGAATGCCGGTTGGGCACGCAAAGTCGGTTTTGGCAATATTGGCCTGGGCTTCAATGGCTTTCCAGCCACCTTTGATGTCAATCAGGTTTTCGAAACCACGGGCACGCAGAATGGATGCAAAAACCATCGAGCGATAGCCACCACCGCAGTGCAGGTAATACGTATTTTGTGGACTCAGCTTGTGCATGTTGTTGTTGATGTAGTCCAACGGAATATTCTCTGCAGCCAACGCATGTTGCGAGATGAATTCGGTAGGTTTGCGTACATCGATCAGGTTGTCGACCTCACCGGCGGCCATCCGGGCGGCCAGTTCATCGGCCTCGATGGATTCGATGGTATCCAATTCTTTACCCGCGGCTTTCCACGCTTCGATGCCTCCCTGGAGGTAACCCAGGGTGTTGTCGTACCCTACCCGGGCCAAACGGGTCACCACTTCCTCTTCCCGTCCTTCTGGTGTAACCAGCACAATTGGCTGTTTCAAGTCCGGAATCAGTGCACCCACCCAGGGAGCAAAGCTGCCATCGATGCCAATAAAGATCGAATTGGGTACAAAACCAGTT includes these proteins:
- a CDS encoding outer membrane beta-barrel protein, whose protein sequence is MKSFIIATVMLLSCGAIFAQEQTLFGRTHVTGGFGGPIFEYGLNNKLGTSVGGGGGVVLKHFFIGGYGIGSVDFEYLRNNNDLEKIDIGHGGLWLGFTVPTDKLIHLYASGRFGWGAVNIPVDDPNFDFEDADQIFAMTPEAGLELNIARWFRVAGTVGYRFMYGANQNRGYSNEDFSGAHWGLTLRFGGF
- a CDS encoding head GIN domain-containing protein encodes the protein MKRILFWTVGLALTLTQFSCDFDFDDDIGPCIRGNGNTVSRDLNLPDFTGVDLDISAEVIITQGDNFKVTVEGESNIIAELETDVRNGIWEIDFDRCVRDMDELTIFITMPRVRSLSISGSGIITSTNIMEVDDIDLSISGSGKIDVGLDADDISSRISGSGRVVLEGESNSVEHTVSGSGDLFAFLLQTRDADIRVSGSGNSEIKVSDNLNVRISGSGDVYYRGKPQVEVSVSGSGKLVNAN